One part of the Syngnathus acus chromosome 17, fSynAcu1.2, whole genome shotgun sequence genome encodes these proteins:
- the LOC119137029 gene encoding uncharacterized protein LOC119137029 isoform X2 — protein sequence MPLTDGGRNSSSSEMEPCVMKPEAKKKTKPTKLPPWPPEPPNDAEKSDKPIPAVPPRPKHSELSQTQYHLKRLAVDGEGQRNVTQRETKENKTETPVPPPRQAKQERNQTTRHVQGNSDDKQISVKSVQSDAASDIKKTTKLRKSLKDKKASFIVSNSHLTDDQDRGDDIPDKHAASAKPGVLKGMMKHLKSTPKVGGGGGSGEALLDQNKEEASQEKERMASDKVKQDKSAESKQDFGGRFAGMFRKPPLVAVGKMDGDSEESEEDEKQSYAGIFNGVFKKKPPEEAQLDEEEQPGPRDDLSDSSDDLSQKASEEKGGFFSAILRKTPKEVAPKQDSKEPRDDLSGSTDSLSDNKEKAGLFGGFFKKATKAAQPDQGESVDKRLSASAEDLSEGKPGQDKDRGLFGVFQKKTPKGERDASPDGEEDNDKEDKGQVTTTAVGGDNAAEKSVAKDKNLFSNMFKKPQKPAEGDKEAEVKSEVTPSGSTENLSENIRKAKKGGGLAGIFKRSYSNDNLLDEDKEKSSSNDNLAESTTVKEKSIFSGIFKKAPKAADEVTLQESNGDDKKKLLSDSNEKLTEETGPKEKTGGLAGMFRKSPKPAPRSIAIKDPLSDDNLDESAKMDDLSGDELSGTTVNLEAATAKEKKGGFAGIFKRTPKTADKQQDNEDNKEDAAPPSGGGLRRRRTIKKKRRVVSFRVKTTLPKMTKRNTSSQEKIPIIEESMEMEEMMPAQQSTVEVQPVEMAAYPIEGNPLDSEEENDGLMDWWKNVEGWAEWNNFQEDEEEMAMEEAADRVYMAARLFVRLFNQRGASLQHCILELLALADAADYFHKKTISAAVGGGVASVAGSLTTITGLILAPFTFGASIIVTAVGIGVATAGSITSATANITDAVHSNMDRKKVEKMIQDYQEQIKDIRECMEFVQEGIDTLQEWDFEKYTQSTAKKALNHNIKHVVKEGGRAGKALMINTDKLISTVQVLGAGAGAAKAAQAISVTTGVMSALFLALDVFFLAKDSHELRKGAKTKFASKIRDVCKELQDGLLELNKVKTQLQKTMDGIEVEEYEEIQEVEEEVDDDDDDDLESDPKKLAELEQELDLMEEKLDKKIEEGKITAKEGDSKKTKEEMTKKDKVDKETENRMAAWKEKQEKEAASLKKVEEKPKTKDSKKTEREGSHRVEGKDVPGRTDTKGGEDEGKESLGKMEGSKRKPQHQQSHSGTPEGRVDVVAQRAGQERGSSGQSKMTDDIQAKDWRTETTASRDGWDTHGRSNERRGSHRSQESSRMDERTSASQRRAEEDKKQMSRIESARKKFQTGHEEHGGSSSESHRRASDKTGTDQERRGSDHRRRASDREQKHSHRGSRHPSVLPDDGYLDI from the exons ATGCCATTGACGGACGGAGGGAGGAACAGCAGCAGTAGCGAG ATGGAGCCGTGCGTGATGAAGCctgaagcaaaaaagaaaaccaagccC accAAACTGCCTCCCTGGCCTCCCGAG CCTCCAAACGATGCAGAGAAGTCGGACAAGCCCATCCCTGCGGTGCCTCCGCGACCAAAGCACAGC gaacTGAGCCAAACGCAGTATCATTTGAAAAGATTAGCCGTGGATGGTGAG GGCCAGAGAAACGTGACACAAAGGGAGACGAAGGAGAACAAAACAGAAACTCCTGTGCCCCCACCGAGACAAGCAAAGCAG GAGAGGAACCAGACAACAAGACACGTTCAAGGCAACAGTGACGACAAGCAA ATTTCTGTCAAAAGCGTGCAATCAGATGCGGCCTCTGACATCAAGAAG ACAACCAAGTTGCGAAAAAgcctgaaagacaaaaaagcgTCATTCATTGTAAGCAAT AGTCATTTGACTGACGACCAGGACAGAGGTGACGACATTCCGGACAAACACGCCGCATCCGCCAAACCG GGCGTCTTGAAGGGCATGATGAAGCACCTCAAGTCCACACCCAAA gttggcggcggcggtggcagtGGCGAGGCACTTCTCGATCAGAACAAGGAGGAAGCGTCTCAGGAAAAAGAACGGATGGCCAGTGACAAAGTCAAACAGGACAAAAGTGCAGAATCCAAACAA gACTTTGGGGGTCGATTTGCTGGAATGTTCCGGAAACCTCCTTTGGTGGCG GTGGGGAAAATGGACGGCGATTCGGAGGAGAGTGAAGAAGACGAGAAACAATCTTACGCTGGAATTTTCAACGGGGTGTTCAAGAAGAAACCTCCAGAAGAGGCTCAGCTGGATGAG gaggagcagcCTGGTCCCCGTGACGACCTGTCAGACAGCAGCGACGATCTGTCCCAGAAGGCCTCCGAG GAAAAAGGAGGATTTTTCAGCGCAATCCTCCGAAAGACTCCCAAagaggtggcacccaagcag GATTCTAAAGAGCCCCGCGATGATCTGTCGGGCAGCACAGACAGTCTGTCAGACAATAAG GAAAAAGCAGGACTATTTGGTGGATTCTTTAAGAAGGCTACCAAAGCGGCTCAGCCTGACCAG GGTGAGAGCGTGGATAAAAGGTTGTCAGCCAGCGCCGAGGATTTATCTGAGGGCAAACCA GGTCAGGACAAAGATCGAGGGCTCTTTGGCGTCTTCCAAAAAAAGACCCCCAAAGGAGAGAGAGACGCCTCACcg GACGGTGAGGAGGACAATGACAAGGAGGACAAGGGACAGGTGACCACAACGGCAGTGGGTGGGGACAATGCGGCCGAGAAGAGCGTTGCCAAG gataAAAACCTTTTCAGCAACATGTTCAAGAAGCCTCAGAAGCCTGCAGAGGGCGATAAG GAAGCGGAGGTCAAGAGTGAAGTGACGCCATCCGGAAGCACTGAGAACTTGTCCGAGAATATCCGCAAG gcgaaaaaaggaggaggcctGGCGGGCATCTTCAAAAGATCCTATAGCAACGACAACCTGCTGGATGAG GACAAGGAGAAATCATCAAGTAATGACAATTTAGCAGAAAGCACCACTGTCAAG gaaaaaagtattttcagtGGTATATTCAAGAAAGCTCCAAAAGCAGCTGACGAGGTGACACTACAG GAGTCAAACGGTGATGACAAGAAGAAGCTCTTATCTGACAGCAATGAAAAGTTGACAGAAGAAACTGGACCAAAG GAAAAGACGGGAGGTTTGGCAGGAATGTTCAGAAAGTCACCCAAACCGGCGCCACGCTCCATCGCTATCAAG GATCCTCTTAGTGATGACAATCTGGATGAAAGTGCCAAG atggATGACTTGTCAGGAGACGAACTATCAGGCACTACTGTCAATCTTGAAGCTGCAACTGCTAAG GAGAAAAAAGGAGGCTTTGCTGGCATATTCAAGAGAACGCCCAAAACCGCTGACAAACAG CAGGACAATGAAGACAACAAGGAGGACGCGGCGCCACCCTCGGGTGGCGGACTGAGACGAAGGAGGACCATCAAGAAGAAACGACGA GTTGTATCTTTCAGAGTCAAGACGACCCTTCCCAAGATGACAAAACGCAACACATCATCGCAG GAAAAGATACCCATCATTGAGGAGAGCATGGAGATGGAGGAGATGATGCCAGCACAG CAGAGCACAGTGGAGGTCCAGCCAGTGGAAATGGCAGCATACCCAATCGAAGGAAACCCTCTGGACTCTGAGGAG gaGAATGACGGCCTGATGGACTGGTGGAAAAATGTTGAAG GTTGGGCCGAGTGGAACAATTTCcaagaagatgaggaggaaat GGCAATGGAGGAGGCGGCCGACCGTGTCTACATGGCAGCGCGACTCTTTGTGCGCCTTTTCAACCAGCGGGGGGCATCCTTGCAACACTGCATCCTTGAGCTGCTGGCCCTGGCCGACGCCGCCGACTACTTCCACAAAAAGACCATATCGGCAGCCGTCGGCGGAGGCGTGGCCAGCGTGGCCGGCAGCCTGACCACCATCACGGGGCTCATCCTGGCGCCGTTCACCTTTGGCGCCTCCATCATTGTCACGGCGGTAGGCATCGGCGTGGCCACGGCGGGCAGCATCACCTCGGCCACGGCCAACATTACAGACGCGGTCCACTCCAACATGGACCGCAAGAAGGTGGAGAAGATGATCCAGGACTACCAGGAGCAGATTAAAGACATTCGCGAGTGTATGGAATTTGTGCAGGAGGGCATCGATACTCTGCAGGAGTGGGACTTTGAGAAGTACACGCAGAGTACCGCTAAGAAGGCCTTGAACCACAACATCAAACATGTGGTGAAGGAAGGCGGCCGGGCTGGCAAGGCCCTCATGATAAACACCGACAAGCTCATTAGCACTGTTCAGGTGCTGGGTGCGGGGGCTGGAGCAGCCAAGGCTGCCCAAGCCATTAGCGTCACCACAGGGGTCATGTCGGCACTCTTCCTGGCCCTTGACGTCTTCTTCCTCGCCAAGGACTCCCATGAGCTGCGCAAAGGTGCCAAGACCAAATTCGCATCCAAGATCAGGGACGTGTGCAAGGAGCTACAGGACGGCCTCCTGGAGCTCAACAAGGTCAAGACGCAGCTGCAGAAGACCATGGACGGCATCGAGGTGGAGGAGTATGAGGAGATccaggaggtggaggaggaggtggacgacgacgacgacgacgacttGGAGTCGGATCCAAAGAAGCTGGCAGAACTGGAGCAAGAGCTGGACCTCATGGAGGAAAAACTTGACAAAAAGATTGAAGAGGGCAAAATCACAGCAAAGGAAGGGGATTCTAAGAAGACCAaggaagaaatgacaaaaaaggacaaagttgACAAGGAGACAGAGAACCGAATGGCAGCTTGGAAGGAGAAGCAGGAGAAAGAAGCAGCGTCGCTTAAAAAAGTAGAGGAGAAGCCCAAAACGAAGGACAGCAAAAAGACAGAACGGGAGGGAAGCCACCGAGTTGAGGGGAAAGACGTGCCGGGAAGAACAGACACAAAGGGCGGAGAAGATGAGGGGAAAGAATCGCTGGGCAAAATGGAGGGCTCCAAAAGGAAGCCACAACATCAGCAAAGTCACAGTGGGACTCCAGAAGGAAGAGTGGATGTCGTCGCCCAGCGGGCCGGTCAGGAGAGAGGAAGCAGTGgacaaagcaaaatgactGATGACATTCAAGCAAAGGATTGGAGGACAGAAACTACAGCAAGTCGTGATGGATGGGACACTCACGGTAGAAGCAATGAACGGAGGGGCTCGCACCGGAGTCAAGAATCCAGCCGGATGGACGAGAGGACGTCTGCCAGCCAGAGGAGGGCggaggaagacaaaaaacaaatgagccGAATAGAGAGCGCCCGCAAGAAGTTCCAGACAGGCCACGAAGAGCATGGAGGTAGTAGCTCAGAGAGTCACAGAAGAGCGAGTGACAAGACAGGGACTGAccaggagaggagaggaagtGATCACAGGAGGAGAGCAAGTGACAGAGAGCAGAAACACAGTCATCGAGGTTCTCGGCATCCCAGTGTCCTGCCCGATGATGGCTATTTAGATATTTAG
- the LOC119137029 gene encoding uncharacterized protein LOC119137029 isoform X5: protein MPLTDGGRNSSSSEMEPCVMKPEAKKKTKPTKLPPWPPEPPNDAEKSDKPIPAVPPRPKHSELSQTQYHLKRLAVDGEGQRNVTQRETKENKTETPVPPPRQAKQERNQTTRHVQGNSDDKQISVKSVQSDAASDIKKTTKLRKSLKDKKASFIVSNSHLTDDQDRGDDIPDKHAASAKPGVLKGMMKHLKSTPKVGGGGGSGEALLDQNKEEASQEKERMASDKVKQDKSAESKQDFGGRFAGMFRKPPLVAVGKMDGDSEESEEDEKQSYAGIFNGVFKKKPPEEAQLDEEEEQPGPRDDLSDSSDDLSQKASEEKGGFFSAILRKTPKEVAPKQDSKEPRDDLSGSTDSLSDNKEKAGLFGGFFKKATKAAQPDQGESVDKRLSASAEDLSEGKPGQDKDRGLFGVFQKKTPKGERDASPDGEEDNDKEDKGQVTTTAVGGDNAAEKSVAKDKNLFSNMFKKPQKPAEGDKEAEVKSEVTPSGSTENLSENIRKAKKGGGLAGIFKRSYSNDNLLDEDKEKSSSNDNLAESTTVKEKSIFSGIFKKAPKAADEESNGDDKKKLLSDSNEKLTEETGPKEKTGGLAGMFRKSPKPAPRSIAIKDPLSDDNLDESAKMDDLSGDELSGTTVNLEAATAKEKKGGFAGIFKRTPKTADKQQDNEDNKEDAAPPSGGGLRRRRTIKKKRRVVSFRVKTTLPKMTKRNTSSQEKIPIIEESMEMEEMMPAQQSTVEVQPVEMAAYPIEGNPLDSEEENDGLMDWWKNVEGWAEWNNFQEDEEEMAMEEAADRVYMAARLFVRLFNQRGASLQHCILELLALADAADYFHKKTISAAVGGGVASVAGSLTTITGLILAPFTFGASIIVTAVGIGVATAGSITSATANITDAVHSNMDRKKVEKMIQDYQEQIKDIRECMEFVQEGIDTLQEWDFEKYTQSTAKKALNHNIKHVVKEGGRAGKALMINTDKLISTVQVLGAGAGAAKAAQAISVTTGVMSALFLALDVFFLAKDSHELRKGAKTKFASKIRDVCKELQDGLLELNKVKTQLQKTMDGIEVEEYEEIQEVEEEVDDDDDDDLESDPKKLAELEQELDLMEEKLDKKIEEGKITAKEGDSKKTKEEMTKKDKVDKETENRMAAWKEKQEKEAASLKKVEEKPKTKDSKKTEREGSHRVEGKDVPGRTDTKGGEDEGKESLGKMEGSKRKPQHQQSHSGTPEGRVDVVAQRAGQERGSSGQSKMTDDIQAKDWRTETTASRDGWDTHGRSNERRGSHRSQESSRMDERTSASQRRAEEDKKQMSRIESARKKFQTGHEEHGGSSSESHRRASDKTGTDQERRGSDHRRRASDREQKHSHRGSRHPSVLPDDGYLDI, encoded by the exons ATGCCATTGACGGACGGAGGGAGGAACAGCAGCAGTAGCGAG ATGGAGCCGTGCGTGATGAAGCctgaagcaaaaaagaaaaccaagccC accAAACTGCCTCCCTGGCCTCCCGAG CCTCCAAACGATGCAGAGAAGTCGGACAAGCCCATCCCTGCGGTGCCTCCGCGACCAAAGCACAGC gaacTGAGCCAAACGCAGTATCATTTGAAAAGATTAGCCGTGGATGGTGAG GGCCAGAGAAACGTGACACAAAGGGAGACGAAGGAGAACAAAACAGAAACTCCTGTGCCCCCACCGAGACAAGCAAAGCAG GAGAGGAACCAGACAACAAGACACGTTCAAGGCAACAGTGACGACAAGCAA ATTTCTGTCAAAAGCGTGCAATCAGATGCGGCCTCTGACATCAAGAAG ACAACCAAGTTGCGAAAAAgcctgaaagacaaaaaagcgTCATTCATTGTAAGCAAT AGTCATTTGACTGACGACCAGGACAGAGGTGACGACATTCCGGACAAACACGCCGCATCCGCCAAACCG GGCGTCTTGAAGGGCATGATGAAGCACCTCAAGTCCACACCCAAA gttggcggcggcggtggcagtGGCGAGGCACTTCTCGATCAGAACAAGGAGGAAGCGTCTCAGGAAAAAGAACGGATGGCCAGTGACAAAGTCAAACAGGACAAAAGTGCAGAATCCAAACAA gACTTTGGGGGTCGATTTGCTGGAATGTTCCGGAAACCTCCTTTGGTGGCG GTGGGGAAAATGGACGGCGATTCGGAGGAGAGTGAAGAAGACGAGAAACAATCTTACGCTGGAATTTTCAACGGGGTGTTCAAGAAGAAACCTCCAGAAGAGGCTCAGCTGGATGAGG aggaggagcagcCTGGTCCCCGTGACGACCTGTCAGACAGCAGCGACGATCTGTCCCAGAAGGCCTCCGAG GAAAAAGGAGGATTTTTCAGCGCAATCCTCCGAAAGACTCCCAAagaggtggcacccaagcag GATTCTAAAGAGCCCCGCGATGATCTGTCGGGCAGCACAGACAGTCTGTCAGACAATAAG GAAAAAGCAGGACTATTTGGTGGATTCTTTAAGAAGGCTACCAAAGCGGCTCAGCCTGACCAG GGTGAGAGCGTGGATAAAAGGTTGTCAGCCAGCGCCGAGGATTTATCTGAGGGCAAACCA GGTCAGGACAAAGATCGAGGGCTCTTTGGCGTCTTCCAAAAAAAGACCCCCAAAGGAGAGAGAGACGCCTCACcg GACGGTGAGGAGGACAATGACAAGGAGGACAAGGGACAGGTGACCACAACGGCAGTGGGTGGGGACAATGCGGCCGAGAAGAGCGTTGCCAAG gataAAAACCTTTTCAGCAACATGTTCAAGAAGCCTCAGAAGCCTGCAGAGGGCGATAAG GAAGCGGAGGTCAAGAGTGAAGTGACGCCATCCGGAAGCACTGAGAACTTGTCCGAGAATATCCGCAAG gcgaaaaaaggaggaggcctGGCGGGCATCTTCAAAAGATCCTATAGCAACGACAACCTGCTGGATGAG GACAAGGAGAAATCATCAAGTAATGACAATTTAGCAGAAAGCACCACTGTCAAG gaaaaaagtattttcagtGGTATATTCAAGAAAGCTCCAAAAGCAGCTGACGAG GAGTCAAACGGTGATGACAAGAAGAAGCTCTTATCTGACAGCAATGAAAAGTTGACAGAAGAAACTGGACCAAAG GAAAAGACGGGAGGTTTGGCAGGAATGTTCAGAAAGTCACCCAAACCGGCGCCACGCTCCATCGCTATCAAG GATCCTCTTAGTGATGACAATCTGGATGAAAGTGCCAAG atggATGACTTGTCAGGAGACGAACTATCAGGCACTACTGTCAATCTTGAAGCTGCAACTGCTAAG GAGAAAAAAGGAGGCTTTGCTGGCATATTCAAGAGAACGCCCAAAACCGCTGACAAACAG CAGGACAATGAAGACAACAAGGAGGACGCGGCGCCACCCTCGGGTGGCGGACTGAGACGAAGGAGGACCATCAAGAAGAAACGACGA GTTGTATCTTTCAGAGTCAAGACGACCCTTCCCAAGATGACAAAACGCAACACATCATCGCAG GAAAAGATACCCATCATTGAGGAGAGCATGGAGATGGAGGAGATGATGCCAGCACAG CAGAGCACAGTGGAGGTCCAGCCAGTGGAAATGGCAGCATACCCAATCGAAGGAAACCCTCTGGACTCTGAGGAG gaGAATGACGGCCTGATGGACTGGTGGAAAAATGTTGAAG GTTGGGCCGAGTGGAACAATTTCcaagaagatgaggaggaaat GGCAATGGAGGAGGCGGCCGACCGTGTCTACATGGCAGCGCGACTCTTTGTGCGCCTTTTCAACCAGCGGGGGGCATCCTTGCAACACTGCATCCTTGAGCTGCTGGCCCTGGCCGACGCCGCCGACTACTTCCACAAAAAGACCATATCGGCAGCCGTCGGCGGAGGCGTGGCCAGCGTGGCCGGCAGCCTGACCACCATCACGGGGCTCATCCTGGCGCCGTTCACCTTTGGCGCCTCCATCATTGTCACGGCGGTAGGCATCGGCGTGGCCACGGCGGGCAGCATCACCTCGGCCACGGCCAACATTACAGACGCGGTCCACTCCAACATGGACCGCAAGAAGGTGGAGAAGATGATCCAGGACTACCAGGAGCAGATTAAAGACATTCGCGAGTGTATGGAATTTGTGCAGGAGGGCATCGATACTCTGCAGGAGTGGGACTTTGAGAAGTACACGCAGAGTACCGCTAAGAAGGCCTTGAACCACAACATCAAACATGTGGTGAAGGAAGGCGGCCGGGCTGGCAAGGCCCTCATGATAAACACCGACAAGCTCATTAGCACTGTTCAGGTGCTGGGTGCGGGGGCTGGAGCAGCCAAGGCTGCCCAAGCCATTAGCGTCACCACAGGGGTCATGTCGGCACTCTTCCTGGCCCTTGACGTCTTCTTCCTCGCCAAGGACTCCCATGAGCTGCGCAAAGGTGCCAAGACCAAATTCGCATCCAAGATCAGGGACGTGTGCAAGGAGCTACAGGACGGCCTCCTGGAGCTCAACAAGGTCAAGACGCAGCTGCAGAAGACCATGGACGGCATCGAGGTGGAGGAGTATGAGGAGATccaggaggtggaggaggaggtggacgacgacgacgacgacgacttGGAGTCGGATCCAAAGAAGCTGGCAGAACTGGAGCAAGAGCTGGACCTCATGGAGGAAAAACTTGACAAAAAGATTGAAGAGGGCAAAATCACAGCAAAGGAAGGGGATTCTAAGAAGACCAaggaagaaatgacaaaaaaggacaaagttgACAAGGAGACAGAGAACCGAATGGCAGCTTGGAAGGAGAAGCAGGAGAAAGAAGCAGCGTCGCTTAAAAAAGTAGAGGAGAAGCCCAAAACGAAGGACAGCAAAAAGACAGAACGGGAGGGAAGCCACCGAGTTGAGGGGAAAGACGTGCCGGGAAGAACAGACACAAAGGGCGGAGAAGATGAGGGGAAAGAATCGCTGGGCAAAATGGAGGGCTCCAAAAGGAAGCCACAACATCAGCAAAGTCACAGTGGGACTCCAGAAGGAAGAGTGGATGTCGTCGCCCAGCGGGCCGGTCAGGAGAGAGGAAGCAGTGgacaaagcaaaatgactGATGACATTCAAGCAAAGGATTGGAGGACAGAAACTACAGCAAGTCGTGATGGATGGGACACTCACGGTAGAAGCAATGAACGGAGGGGCTCGCACCGGAGTCAAGAATCCAGCCGGATGGACGAGAGGACGTCTGCCAGCCAGAGGAGGGCggaggaagacaaaaaacaaatgagccGAATAGAGAGCGCCCGCAAGAAGTTCCAGACAGGCCACGAAGAGCATGGAGGTAGTAGCTCAGAGAGTCACAGAAGAGCGAGTGACAAGACAGGGACTGAccaggagaggagaggaagtGATCACAGGAGGAGAGCAAGTGACAGAGAGCAGAAACACAGTCATCGAGGTTCTCGGCATCCCAGTGTCCTGCCCGATGATGGCTATTTAGATATTTAG